Genomic DNA from Pseudomonas fluorescens:
TGATGCATGCTGGTAAACCGTGATGATGAAGCCCAACCTGATCGCCGCCGCGGAGATCGACCGACTCGATACCTGGGCCAAATACTCCGCCCCGATGTGCGGTTCCTGCGTGTCGAGCTGCTGCACGCTACCGGTGGAGGTCAAGATCAAGGACCTGATCCGCATCGGCATCGTCGATGAGTTCGAACTGGGCGACCCGCCGAAGAACATCGCCAAGCGCCTGCAAAAGGAAGGGATCGTCGAGCGCTACAACCAGAAGTCGGAAATCTTCACGCTCCAGCGCATGAGCAACAACGATTGCCTTTATCTGGACCGCAAGAGCCGGCTGTGCACCATTTATGAGAAGCGCCCGGACACTTGCCGCAACCATCC
This window encodes:
- a CDS encoding YkgJ family cysteine cluster protein, with amino-acid sequence MMKPNLIAAAEIDRLDTWAKYSAPMCGSCVSSCCTLPVEVKIKDLIRIGIVDEFELGDPPKNIAKRLQKEGIVERYNQKSEIFTLQRMSNNDCLYLDRKSRLCTIYEKRPDTCRNHPRVGPRPGYCAYKPKEVERERNPRTLDKF